GACGGCTTCAGACTGTGAACCTGACCTCCGCACCCAGTGGGCCGGGCGTCGACGAGCCCCATCTCGCAGCGCAGCAGGCGACGGTCGGTGCCCCGCCGGACGCGGACACGCCCGGCCTTCCCGAGTGCTGGCACACGATTGCCCCGGCCCGATGCCGAAGCGACTTACACTGCACGAGCCGTCCGCTCGGCCCTGGGCAGCGGGTCTCGATTTCAGACTAAGGAAACACTTTGGCAGTACCGACAATTCGGGACAGGTTGCTGCGCCTGTCCGCCCTCACCATCATCGCCGGGCTCGTCCTTTCCGGTTGCTCCTATCTGCGAGGCAACTCGGCGCGAGCCGTCGAACCGGGTGTCACCGCCGATCCCTGCCCGAACGCCGTCGACACCAGCAAAGGCTGCATCTATCTCGGCGTGCTGTCCGACCTGACGAGCGGACCGTTCGCCGCGCTGGGCAAGGACATCAACAACGGCCAGTTGGCGTTCTGGCGGGCGGTGAACGCGGCGGGCGGGATCGGCGGCAAGTACGAGGTCGACATCGCCACCTACACCGAGGACACCTCCTATGATCTGCAGAAGCACTCCGAGGCGTATCAGCGGATCGAACCGCATGTGCTCGCGCTCTCGATGAGTCTCGGCACCTTGCAGACGCAGAAGATGCTCGACCGGATGGACTCGGAGGATATGGTCGCCATCGGCGGAACCCTATGGTCGGGCTGGCAGTTCGAGAACAGCGACAAGGGGCTGTTGCTGGAGTCCGGTTACTCCTACTGCTCCGAGGCGATCATCGCCCTGGACTGGGTCGCGGAGCAAAAGGCGAAGCCGAACTCGATCGCTACTGTCAGCTACCAGGGCGATTATGGCGGTGATTACTCGACCGGCGCGAAGAAGTGGGCCTCCGCCAACCGCGTCGACGTGGTGGCGCAGATTGATACCGAACCGAACACGCGGATCGGCAATCAGGACGCCGCGGTCGCCAAGATCCTCGCCGCGGGAGCGGATCTCGTGCTGCTGGCCACGGGTCCAGCGGAGGCGGGCGAGATCATGGGCAAGGCGGCGCTGGCGGGCTACCGTGGCGGGTTCCTCGGCTCCGGCCCGACCTGGAGCGGCGGCCTGCTGAAAAGCCCTGCGGCGACCGCGATCACGGCACGGTACAACATGACCTCGCCGCTGGACGGCTGGGACGGCACAAGCGTTGGCGCCAAGAAGGCGCGCGCCTCGGCGACAGTGGAGCCCTCGACCTGGGGTTACAGCGCTGGCTGGATGTTCTCCTACCCGATGAAGGCACTGCTGACGAGGGCCGCGGTCGAAGGCAAACTCAGCCGCAAGGGCGTCCGCGAGTCGGTACCCGGCCTGCGCGTCGACTACGAGGGAGCGATTCCCGAATATACCTATGGCGCAGCGAAACCCGACCTTTCCCGACAGCGGGCGATCATCGAGATACCCGACCAGACCGCGCCGCTGGGCGCCAAGACCTTGGCGTCCGACTATCACGGCCCGACCCAGGACCGCATCTCCCTCACCGAGCCCTGCGTGCAGCCGTAAGAGAGCCAGACATGGGATTCACCAGCAACCGTCGCCGACTATTTCGTATCGTAGCCGCGCCCCTCGCGTTCGGGCTCATGTTGACGGGCGCCTGTTCGACGTCGGCGCCCGCCGCGACGCCCGGCATTACCCGCGCGCCGTGCCCGCAAGCTATCCACAAGGACAAGGGCTGCATCTACCTCGGCGTTCTGTCCGATCTGAACAACGGCCCCTTCGCACCGCTCGGAAGGTCCATGCAGGACGGGCAACTCGCGTTCTGGAACGAGGTGAACAAGAAGGGCGGTATCGGCGGCTACGAGATCGACATCGCGACCTACACCCGCGACACCGCCTACGACCCACGCAAACACGTCACGGAATTCGAGAACGTAGCACCGCACGTGCTCGCGCTCGCGATGAGTTTCGGTACCGCGCAGACGCTCGCGGTTCTCCACGATATGGACGAGGCAAACCTGGTGACGGCGGCGGGCACGCTCTGGTCGGGCTGGCAATATCGCTCCACCGACCATGACCTCGTGCTGGACGGCGGCTTTTCGTACTGCACCGAAGCCGTTCTCGGTTTGGATTGGTTCGCGCAGAACCACTACCAACCGCGCACGCTCGGAGTGGTCGCCTACCGCGGCAACTACGGCGGCGACTACGCCAGCGGGGCACTCAAGTGGGCGTTGGACAACGGCGCGACGATTGCCTCACGGATCGACACCGGTCCCAACAGCGAGGTCGGTAACCAGGACTTCCCGGTTGCCGAGATCATGGCCAACCCACCCGATCTCGTCCTGCTGGCCACCGGGCCGGCTGAAACCGCCGAGATCGTCAGCAAACTCGCGAAGGACGGCTACACCGGCCGTTTCCTCGGCTCCACACCGACTTGGAACAGCGCGTTGCTCAAAACACCTGCCGCACAGGCACTCACCACGCTGTACAACTACACCTCGCCGTTCGACGGCTGGGACGGGAACAGCATCGGGGCCCAACGCGCCAGGAACGCCGCACCAAGCGAACCGACCAACTTCGGCTATAACCTCGGCTGGGGCTTCTCCTATCCGCTGAAGACGCTGCTGACCAAGGCCGCCGAGTCGGGCGCACTCGACCGGCCGACCCTGCGCAAGATGCTCGACGGGCTCACCGTGGATTCCGAAGGCATGGCGGCGACCCAGATCTACGGGCGCGATGAACCCGACGTCACGGTGCAGCGTGCGATGGTCAACGTGCCCGATCCGAGTACGTCGCTCGGTTCGCACACGGTGGTCGCCG
The DNA window shown above is from Nocardia sp. NBC_01730 and carries:
- a CDS encoding ABC transporter substrate-binding protein — its product is MAVPTIRDRLLRLSALTIIAGLVLSGCSYLRGNSARAVEPGVTADPCPNAVDTSKGCIYLGVLSDLTSGPFAALGKDINNGQLAFWRAVNAAGGIGGKYEVDIATYTEDTSYDLQKHSEAYQRIEPHVLALSMSLGTLQTQKMLDRMDSEDMVAIGGTLWSGWQFENSDKGLLLESGYSYCSEAIIALDWVAEQKAKPNSIATVSYQGDYGGDYSTGAKKWASANRVDVVAQIDTEPNTRIGNQDAAVAKILAAGADLVLLATGPAEAGEIMGKAALAGYRGGFLGSGPTWSGGLLKSPAATAITARYNMTSPLDGWDGTSVGAKKARASATVEPSTWGYSAGWMFSYPMKALLTRAAVEGKLSRKGVRESVPGLRVDYEGAIPEYTYGAAKPDLSRQRAIIEIPDQTAPLGAKTLASDYHGPTQDRISLTEPCVQP
- a CDS encoding ABC transporter substrate-binding protein: MGFTSNRRRLFRIVAAPLAFGLMLTGACSTSAPAATPGITRAPCPQAIHKDKGCIYLGVLSDLNNGPFAPLGRSMQDGQLAFWNEVNKKGGIGGYEIDIATYTRDTAYDPRKHVTEFENVAPHVLALAMSFGTAQTLAVLHDMDEANLVTAAGTLWSGWQYRSTDHDLVLDGGFSYCTEAVLGLDWFAQNHYQPRTLGVVAYRGNYGGDYASGALKWALDNGATIASRIDTGPNSEVGNQDFPVAEIMANPPDLVLLATGPAETAEIVSKLAKDGYTGRFLGSTPTWNSALLKTPAAQALTTLYNYTSPFDGWDGNSIGAQRARNAAPSEPTNFGYNLGWGFSYPLKTLLTKAAESGALDRPTLRKMLDGLTVDSEGMAATQIYGRDEPDVTVQRAMVNVPDPSTSLGSHTVVADYQSPTLKRIAIHEPCTR